The Harpia harpyja isolate bHarHar1 chromosome 13, bHarHar1 primary haplotype, whole genome shotgun sequence genome contains a region encoding:
- the LOC128149960 gene encoding tumor necrosis factor receptor superfamily member 10A-like isoform X2: MRSALRAAPRRRCLPLLLLLLTEASLGTAAATLNRRDKLDALDRSRGGEEFYQDQDSGHYCKKCPAGTYVAEHCKQQNTSSKCLPCKEDEYIEYPNDFPKCLGCRTCREDQVELSPCQAVRDTQCACKNGTFCSPDHPCEMCQKCRPRCPKDEVEQAPCTPHSDRQCGPPTGTFSGSSNNLIATIVVVVIVVALVLALLLWRCCCRRSPGDGRDLSGKSCSVMDYLLRQLTRFQRGGLGTQDNIRNERFSRDQLLPRAPGLVTPSAPGPEVMVPRSSHPSVKPRRNLVPVQGKDPVILLRRSFDIFARDVPYKDWKRFGRALDLLENDIALAEMNDKYSLEPFFQMLNTWQNRQGMNASVNTLLETLHQINLGGIAEDISSKLVQQGSFQYEVS, translated from the exons ATGCGCTCGGCGCTGCGCGCTGCGCCCCGAAGGCGCTGCCTCccgctgcttctgctcctgctcacG GAGGCTTCTTTGGGAACTGCTGCAGCAACACTGAATAGGAGGGACAAGTTGGATGCCTTGGACcgaagcaggggaggggaagagtTTTACCAAGACCAAGACAGCGGTCACTATTGCAAGAAGTGCCCCGCGG GCACCTACGTTGCAGAGCACTGTAAACAGCAAAATACCTCCAGCAAGTGTTTGCCATGTAAAGAAGATGAATACATCGAATACCCAAACGACTTTCCCAAGTGCCTTGGCTGCCGGACGTGTAGGGAAG ATCAGGTGGAGCTGAGTCCCTGCCAAGCTGTCAGGGACACGCAGTGCGCCTGCAAGAACGGCACCTTCTGCTCCCCGGACCACCCCTGCGAGATGTGCCAGAAGTGCCGGCCCCG gtgTCCCAAGGACGAAGTGGAGCAGGCTCCCTGCACGCCGCACAGCGACCGCCAGTGCGGTCCTCCCACCGGCACCTTCTCCGGCTCCTCTA ACAACTTGATCGCCACCATCGTCGTGGTGGTAATTGTGGTCGCGCTTGTGCTCGCCTTACTCCTCTGGAGGTGCTGCTGCCGACGTTCCCCAG GGGACGGGAGAGACCTGAGCGGGAAGTCCTGCAGCGTAATG GACTACCTGTTGCGGCAGCTGACGAGGTTCCAGAGGGGAGGCCTGGGGACGCAGGACAATATCCGCAACGAGCGGTTCTCCCGGGATCAGCTGCTCCCCAGGGCGCCCGGTTTGGTGACTCCCAGCGCTCCGGGGCCAGAG GTGATGGTGCCGAGAAGCTCACATCCCAGTGTGAAACCCAGGAGGAATCTGGTTCCGGTGCAAGGAAAAGACCCCGTTATCC TTTTGAGACGCTCTTTTGACATCTTTGCCCGAGACGTACCCTACAAGGACTGGAAGAGATTCGGCCGAGCCCTTGATCTGCTGGAAAACGACATTGCCCTCGCGGAGATGAACGACAAGTATTCGCTGGAGCCCTTCTTCCAGATGCTCAACACGTGGCAGAACAGACAAGGGATGAACGCCTCCGTGAACACGCTGTTGGAGACCCTGCACCAGATCAATCTCGGAGGGATTGCAGAGGACATCTCCTCCAAGCTGGTCCAGCAGGGATCTTTCCAATACGAAGTGAGctga
- the RHOBTB2 gene encoding rho-related BTB domain-containing protein 2 isoform X2: protein MEREIPVLRVRSQLMDSDMDYERPNVETIKCVVVGDNAVGKTRLICARACNATLTQYQLLATHVPTVWAIDQYRVCQEVLERSRDVVDDVSVSLRLWDTFGDHHKDRRFAYGRSDVVVLCFSIANPNSLHHVKTMWYPEIKHFCPRAPVILVGCQLDLRYADLEAVNRARRPLARPIKPNEILPPEKGREVAKELGIPYYETSVVAQFGIKDVFDNAIRAALISRRHLQFWKSHLRNVQRPLLQAPFLPPRPPPPIIIVPDPPSNNEERPAHLLEDPLCADVILVLQEKIKIYAHKIYLSTSSSKFYDLFLMDLSEEDQQSAAGHGFGVAVTAAAERMLHQEERHHGRDFLLRAASFDICESTEEAGSGQRKPCLRASTSDGILRGNRYENGERGLRRGRDLSSWSRAFTSIQEEMAEDPLTYKSKLMVVVKMDASIQPGPFRAVLKYLYTGELDENERDLMHIAHIAELLEVFDLRMMVANILNNEAFMNQEITKAFHVRRTNRVKECLAKGTFSDVTFVLDDGAISAHKPLLISSCDWMAAMFGGPFVESSTNEVALPYTSKSCMRAVLEYLYTGQFSSSPDLDDMKLIILANRLCLPHLVALTEQYTVTGLMEAAQMMVDIDGDVLVFLELAQFHCAYQLADWCLHHICTNYNNVCRKFPRDMKAMSGENQEYFEKHRWPPVWYLKEEDHYQRAKKEREKEDYLHLKRQPKRRWLFWNASTSPSSSPSSSAATASSSSSSSSSSSAVV, encoded by the exons aTGGAGAGAGAGATCCCCGTCCTGCGAGTTAG gtCCCAATTAATGGATTCTGACATGGATTATGAGAGGCCAAACGTAGAAACTATCAAGTGCGTCGTGGTCGGGGACAACGCGGTGGGCAAGACCCGACTCATCTGTGCCCGCGCCTGCAACGCCACGCTGACCCAGTACCAGCTCCTCGCCACCCACGTGCCCACGGTGTGGGCCATCGACCAGTACCGCGTCTGCCAGGAG GTGCTGGAGCGCTCCCGGGATGTGGTAGACGATGTTAGCGTGTCCTTGCGGCTCTGGGACACTTTTGGTGACCACCACAAAGATAGGCGCTTTGCCTATGGCAG GTCCGACGTTGTGGTTTTGTGCTTCTCCATCGCCAACCCCAACTCCCTGCACCATGTGAAGACCATGTGGTACCCAGAGATCAAGCACTTCTGTCCCCGCGCGCCCGTCATCCTGGTGGGCTGCCAGCTCGACCTGCGCTATGCCGACCTGGAGGCCGTCAATCGGGCACGGCGACCCTTGGCCAG GCCAATCAAACCTAACGAGATCCTTCCCccggagaaggggagggaggtaGCCAAGGAGCTGGGGATCCCCTATTACGAGACGAGCGTGGTGGCCCAGTTTGGCATCAAGGACGTCTTCGACAATGCCATCCGTGCCGCCCTCATCTCCCGCCGTCACCTGCAGTTCTGGAAGTCCCACCTCCGCAACGTGCAGCGGCCTCTTCTCCAAGCCCCCTTCCTGCCCCCCAGGCCCCCTCCACCCATCATCATCGTCCCGGACCCCCCGTCCAACAACGAGGAGCGCCCAGCCCACCTCTTGGAGGACCCCCTGTGTGCAGACGTCATCCTGGTGCTGCAAGAGAAGATCAAAATCTACGCACACAAGATCTacctctccacctcctcctccaaaTTTTACGACCTGTTCCTCATGGACCTGAGCGAGGAGGACCAGCAGAGCGCCGCGGGCCATGGCTTTGGGGTGGCTGTCACCGCGGCTGCTGAGCGGATGCTGCACCAAGAGGAGAGGCACCACGGGCGGGATTTCCTCCTCCGAGCCGCGAGCTTCGATATCTGCGAGAGCACCGAGGAGGCCGGATCCGGCCAACGAAAACCGTGCCTTAGAGCCTCCACCAGTGATGGGATCCTGCGGGGCAACCGCTACGAGAACGGGgagcgggggctgcggcggggaaGGGACCTTTCCTCTTGGAGCCGGGCTTTCACCAGCATCCAGGAGGAGATGGCAGAAGACCCGCTGACCTACAAGTCCAAGCTCATGGTGGTGGTGAAGATGGATGCTTCCATCCAGCCGGGTCCTTTCCGGGCCGTGCTGAAGTACCTGTACACAGGGGAGCTGGATGAGAACGAGCGGGACCTCATGCACATTGCTCACATCGCTGAGCTGCTGGAGGTCTTCGACCTCCGCATGATGGTGGCCAACATCCTCAACAACGAGGCGTTCATGAACCAGGAGATCACCAAAGCCTTCCATGTCCGGAGGACCAACCGGGTGAAGGAATGCCTGGCCAAGGGGACTTTCTCGG ATGTCACCTTCGTGCTGGATGACGGTGCTATCAGTGCCCACAAGCCCCTGCTCATCTCCAGCTGCGACTGGATGGCCGCGATGTTCGGCGGCCCCTTCGTGGAGAGCTCCACCAACGAG GTGGCACTTCCTTACACCAGCAAGAGCTGCATGCGGGCGGTGCTGGAGTACCTCTACACGGGGCAGTTCAGCTCCAGCCCCGACCTTGACGATATGAAGCTCATCATCCTCGCCAACCGCCTCTGCCTGCCGCACCTGGTGGCTCTCACCG AGCAGTACACCGTCACCGGTCTGATGGAGGCGGCGCAGATGATGGTGGACATCGACGGGGACGTGCTCGTGTTCCTGGAGCTGGCTCAG TTCCACTGCGCCTACCAGCTTGCCGACTGGTGCCTCCATCACATCTGCACCAACTACAACAACGTCTGCCGCAAGTTCCCCCGGGATATGAAGGCCATGTCAGGAG AGAACCAGGAGTACTTCGAGAAGCACCGCTGGCCGCCGGTGTGGTACCTGAAGGAGGAGGATCACTACCAGCGGGCGAAGAAGGAGCGGGAGAAGGAAGACTACCTCCACCTCAAACGGCAGCCCAAGAGGCGATGGCTCTTCTGGAAtgcctccacctccccttcctcctctccttcatcgtcggcagccacagcctcctcttcctcctcctcctcctcctcctcctcagctgtgGTTTGA
- the RHOBTB2 gene encoding rho-related BTB domain-containing protein 2 isoform X3, translating to MDSDMDYERPNVETIKCVVVGDNAVGKTRLICARACNATLTQYQLLATHVPTVWAIDQYRVCQEVLERSRDVVDDVSVSLRLWDTFGDHHKDRRFAYGRSDVVVLCFSIANPNSLHHVKTMWYPEIKHFCPRAPVILVGCQLDLRYADLEAVNRARRPLARPIKPNEILPPEKGREVAKELGIPYYETSVVAQFGIKDVFDNAIRAALISRRHLQFWKSHLRNVQRPLLQAPFLPPRPPPPIIIVPDPPSNNEERPAHLLEDPLCADVILVLQEKIKIYAHKIYLSTSSSKFYDLFLMDLSEEDQQSAAGHGFGVAVTAAAERMLHQEERHHGRDFLLRAASFDICESTEEAGSGQRKPCLRASTSDGILRGNRYENGERGLRRGRDLSSWSRAFTSIQEEMAEDPLTYKSKLMVVVKMDASIQPGPFRAVLKYLYTGELDENERDLMHIAHIAELLEVFDLRMMVANILNNEAFMNQEITKAFHVRRTNRVKECLAKGTFSDVTFVLDDGAISAHKPLLISSCDWMAAMFGGPFVESSTNEVALPYTSKSCMRAVLEYLYTGQFSSSPDLDDMKLIILANRLCLPHLVALTEQYTVTGLMEAAQMMVDIDGDVLVFLELAQFHCAYQLADWCLHHICTNYNNVCRKFPRDMKAMSGENQEYFEKHRWPPVWYLKEEDHYQRAKKEREKEDYLHLKRQPKRRWLFWNASTSPSSSPSSSAATASSSSSSSSSSSAVV from the exons ATGGATTCTGACATGGATTATGAGAGGCCAAACGTAGAAACTATCAAGTGCGTCGTGGTCGGGGACAACGCGGTGGGCAAGACCCGACTCATCTGTGCCCGCGCCTGCAACGCCACGCTGACCCAGTACCAGCTCCTCGCCACCCACGTGCCCACGGTGTGGGCCATCGACCAGTACCGCGTCTGCCAGGAG GTGCTGGAGCGCTCCCGGGATGTGGTAGACGATGTTAGCGTGTCCTTGCGGCTCTGGGACACTTTTGGTGACCACCACAAAGATAGGCGCTTTGCCTATGGCAG GTCCGACGTTGTGGTTTTGTGCTTCTCCATCGCCAACCCCAACTCCCTGCACCATGTGAAGACCATGTGGTACCCAGAGATCAAGCACTTCTGTCCCCGCGCGCCCGTCATCCTGGTGGGCTGCCAGCTCGACCTGCGCTATGCCGACCTGGAGGCCGTCAATCGGGCACGGCGACCCTTGGCCAG GCCAATCAAACCTAACGAGATCCTTCCCccggagaaggggagggaggtaGCCAAGGAGCTGGGGATCCCCTATTACGAGACGAGCGTGGTGGCCCAGTTTGGCATCAAGGACGTCTTCGACAATGCCATCCGTGCCGCCCTCATCTCCCGCCGTCACCTGCAGTTCTGGAAGTCCCACCTCCGCAACGTGCAGCGGCCTCTTCTCCAAGCCCCCTTCCTGCCCCCCAGGCCCCCTCCACCCATCATCATCGTCCCGGACCCCCCGTCCAACAACGAGGAGCGCCCAGCCCACCTCTTGGAGGACCCCCTGTGTGCAGACGTCATCCTGGTGCTGCAAGAGAAGATCAAAATCTACGCACACAAGATCTacctctccacctcctcctccaaaTTTTACGACCTGTTCCTCATGGACCTGAGCGAGGAGGACCAGCAGAGCGCCGCGGGCCATGGCTTTGGGGTGGCTGTCACCGCGGCTGCTGAGCGGATGCTGCACCAAGAGGAGAGGCACCACGGGCGGGATTTCCTCCTCCGAGCCGCGAGCTTCGATATCTGCGAGAGCACCGAGGAGGCCGGATCCGGCCAACGAAAACCGTGCCTTAGAGCCTCCACCAGTGATGGGATCCTGCGGGGCAACCGCTACGAGAACGGGgagcgggggctgcggcggggaaGGGACCTTTCCTCTTGGAGCCGGGCTTTCACCAGCATCCAGGAGGAGATGGCAGAAGACCCGCTGACCTACAAGTCCAAGCTCATGGTGGTGGTGAAGATGGATGCTTCCATCCAGCCGGGTCCTTTCCGGGCCGTGCTGAAGTACCTGTACACAGGGGAGCTGGATGAGAACGAGCGGGACCTCATGCACATTGCTCACATCGCTGAGCTGCTGGAGGTCTTCGACCTCCGCATGATGGTGGCCAACATCCTCAACAACGAGGCGTTCATGAACCAGGAGATCACCAAAGCCTTCCATGTCCGGAGGACCAACCGGGTGAAGGAATGCCTGGCCAAGGGGACTTTCTCGG ATGTCACCTTCGTGCTGGATGACGGTGCTATCAGTGCCCACAAGCCCCTGCTCATCTCCAGCTGCGACTGGATGGCCGCGATGTTCGGCGGCCCCTTCGTGGAGAGCTCCACCAACGAG GTGGCACTTCCTTACACCAGCAAGAGCTGCATGCGGGCGGTGCTGGAGTACCTCTACACGGGGCAGTTCAGCTCCAGCCCCGACCTTGACGATATGAAGCTCATCATCCTCGCCAACCGCCTCTGCCTGCCGCACCTGGTGGCTCTCACCG AGCAGTACACCGTCACCGGTCTGATGGAGGCGGCGCAGATGATGGTGGACATCGACGGGGACGTGCTCGTGTTCCTGGAGCTGGCTCAG TTCCACTGCGCCTACCAGCTTGCCGACTGGTGCCTCCATCACATCTGCACCAACTACAACAACGTCTGCCGCAAGTTCCCCCGGGATATGAAGGCCATGTCAGGAG AGAACCAGGAGTACTTCGAGAAGCACCGCTGGCCGCCGGTGTGGTACCTGAAGGAGGAGGATCACTACCAGCGGGCGAAGAAGGAGCGGGAGAAGGAAGACTACCTCCACCTCAAACGGCAGCCCAAGAGGCGATGGCTCTTCTGGAAtgcctccacctccccttcctcctctccttcatcgtcggcagccacagcctcctcttcctcctcctcctcctcctcctcctcagctgtgGTTTGA
- the LOC128149960 gene encoding tumor necrosis factor receptor superfamily member 10A-like isoform X1: MGRVVIPVEHRPPHSRSDPAGTERAEPAERCAEASLGTAAATLNRRDKLDALDRSRGGEEFYQDQDSGHYCKKCPAGTYVAEHCKQQNTSSKCLPCKEDEYIEYPNDFPKCLGCRTCREDQVELSPCQAVRDTQCACKNGTFCSPDHPCEMCQKCRPRCPKDEVEQAPCTPHSDRQCGPPTGTFSGSSNNLIATIVVVVIVVALVLALLLWRCCCRRSPGDGRDLSGKSCSVMDYLLRQLTRFQRGGLGTQDNIRNERFSRDQLLPRAPGLVTPSAPGPEVMVPRSSHPSVKPRRNLVPVQGKDPVILLRRSFDIFARDVPYKDWKRFGRALDLLENDIALAEMNDKYSLEPFFQMLNTWQNRQGMNASVNTLLETLHQINLGGIAEDISSKLVQQGSFQYEVS, translated from the exons ATGGGGCGAGTGGTCATTCCTGTCGAGCATCGTCCCCCCCACAGCCGGAGCGACCCAGCTGGTACAGaaagagctgagccagcagaAAGGTGCGCG GAGGCTTCTTTGGGAACTGCTGCAGCAACACTGAATAGGAGGGACAAGTTGGATGCCTTGGACcgaagcaggggaggggaagagtTTTACCAAGACCAAGACAGCGGTCACTATTGCAAGAAGTGCCCCGCGG GCACCTACGTTGCAGAGCACTGTAAACAGCAAAATACCTCCAGCAAGTGTTTGCCATGTAAAGAAGATGAATACATCGAATACCCAAACGACTTTCCCAAGTGCCTTGGCTGCCGGACGTGTAGGGAAG ATCAGGTGGAGCTGAGTCCCTGCCAAGCTGTCAGGGACACGCAGTGCGCCTGCAAGAACGGCACCTTCTGCTCCCCGGACCACCCCTGCGAGATGTGCCAGAAGTGCCGGCCCCG gtgTCCCAAGGACGAAGTGGAGCAGGCTCCCTGCACGCCGCACAGCGACCGCCAGTGCGGTCCTCCCACCGGCACCTTCTCCGGCTCCTCTA ACAACTTGATCGCCACCATCGTCGTGGTGGTAATTGTGGTCGCGCTTGTGCTCGCCTTACTCCTCTGGAGGTGCTGCTGCCGACGTTCCCCAG GGGACGGGAGAGACCTGAGCGGGAAGTCCTGCAGCGTAATG GACTACCTGTTGCGGCAGCTGACGAGGTTCCAGAGGGGAGGCCTGGGGACGCAGGACAATATCCGCAACGAGCGGTTCTCCCGGGATCAGCTGCTCCCCAGGGCGCCCGGTTTGGTGACTCCCAGCGCTCCGGGGCCAGAG GTGATGGTGCCGAGAAGCTCACATCCCAGTGTGAAACCCAGGAGGAATCTGGTTCCGGTGCAAGGAAAAGACCCCGTTATCC TTTTGAGACGCTCTTTTGACATCTTTGCCCGAGACGTACCCTACAAGGACTGGAAGAGATTCGGCCGAGCCCTTGATCTGCTGGAAAACGACATTGCCCTCGCGGAGATGAACGACAAGTATTCGCTGGAGCCCTTCTTCCAGATGCTCAACACGTGGCAGAACAGACAAGGGATGAACGCCTCCGTGAACACGCTGTTGGAGACCCTGCACCAGATCAATCTCGGAGGGATTGCAGAGGACATCTCCTCCAAGCTGGTCCAGCAGGGATCTTTCCAATACGAAGTGAGctga
- the RHOBTB2 gene encoding rho-related BTB domain-containing protein 2 isoform X1 codes for METQGKGSPAGKMTAMAHSLSQLMDSDMDYERPNVETIKCVVVGDNAVGKTRLICARACNATLTQYQLLATHVPTVWAIDQYRVCQEVLERSRDVVDDVSVSLRLWDTFGDHHKDRRFAYGRSDVVVLCFSIANPNSLHHVKTMWYPEIKHFCPRAPVILVGCQLDLRYADLEAVNRARRPLARPIKPNEILPPEKGREVAKELGIPYYETSVVAQFGIKDVFDNAIRAALISRRHLQFWKSHLRNVQRPLLQAPFLPPRPPPPIIIVPDPPSNNEERPAHLLEDPLCADVILVLQEKIKIYAHKIYLSTSSSKFYDLFLMDLSEEDQQSAAGHGFGVAVTAAAERMLHQEERHHGRDFLLRAASFDICESTEEAGSGQRKPCLRASTSDGILRGNRYENGERGLRRGRDLSSWSRAFTSIQEEMAEDPLTYKSKLMVVVKMDASIQPGPFRAVLKYLYTGELDENERDLMHIAHIAELLEVFDLRMMVANILNNEAFMNQEITKAFHVRRTNRVKECLAKGTFSDVTFVLDDGAISAHKPLLISSCDWMAAMFGGPFVESSTNEVALPYTSKSCMRAVLEYLYTGQFSSSPDLDDMKLIILANRLCLPHLVALTEQYTVTGLMEAAQMMVDIDGDVLVFLELAQFHCAYQLADWCLHHICTNYNNVCRKFPRDMKAMSGENQEYFEKHRWPPVWYLKEEDHYQRAKKEREKEDYLHLKRQPKRRWLFWNASTSPSSSPSSSAATASSSSSSSSSSSAVV; via the exons ATGGAAACCCAAGGGAAAGGCAGCCCCGCCGGGAAGATGACTGCCATGGCTCACAGCTT gtCCCAATTAATGGATTCTGACATGGATTATGAGAGGCCAAACGTAGAAACTATCAAGTGCGTCGTGGTCGGGGACAACGCGGTGGGCAAGACCCGACTCATCTGTGCCCGCGCCTGCAACGCCACGCTGACCCAGTACCAGCTCCTCGCCACCCACGTGCCCACGGTGTGGGCCATCGACCAGTACCGCGTCTGCCAGGAG GTGCTGGAGCGCTCCCGGGATGTGGTAGACGATGTTAGCGTGTCCTTGCGGCTCTGGGACACTTTTGGTGACCACCACAAAGATAGGCGCTTTGCCTATGGCAG GTCCGACGTTGTGGTTTTGTGCTTCTCCATCGCCAACCCCAACTCCCTGCACCATGTGAAGACCATGTGGTACCCAGAGATCAAGCACTTCTGTCCCCGCGCGCCCGTCATCCTGGTGGGCTGCCAGCTCGACCTGCGCTATGCCGACCTGGAGGCCGTCAATCGGGCACGGCGACCCTTGGCCAG GCCAATCAAACCTAACGAGATCCTTCCCccggagaaggggagggaggtaGCCAAGGAGCTGGGGATCCCCTATTACGAGACGAGCGTGGTGGCCCAGTTTGGCATCAAGGACGTCTTCGACAATGCCATCCGTGCCGCCCTCATCTCCCGCCGTCACCTGCAGTTCTGGAAGTCCCACCTCCGCAACGTGCAGCGGCCTCTTCTCCAAGCCCCCTTCCTGCCCCCCAGGCCCCCTCCACCCATCATCATCGTCCCGGACCCCCCGTCCAACAACGAGGAGCGCCCAGCCCACCTCTTGGAGGACCCCCTGTGTGCAGACGTCATCCTGGTGCTGCAAGAGAAGATCAAAATCTACGCACACAAGATCTacctctccacctcctcctccaaaTTTTACGACCTGTTCCTCATGGACCTGAGCGAGGAGGACCAGCAGAGCGCCGCGGGCCATGGCTTTGGGGTGGCTGTCACCGCGGCTGCTGAGCGGATGCTGCACCAAGAGGAGAGGCACCACGGGCGGGATTTCCTCCTCCGAGCCGCGAGCTTCGATATCTGCGAGAGCACCGAGGAGGCCGGATCCGGCCAACGAAAACCGTGCCTTAGAGCCTCCACCAGTGATGGGATCCTGCGGGGCAACCGCTACGAGAACGGGgagcgggggctgcggcggggaaGGGACCTTTCCTCTTGGAGCCGGGCTTTCACCAGCATCCAGGAGGAGATGGCAGAAGACCCGCTGACCTACAAGTCCAAGCTCATGGTGGTGGTGAAGATGGATGCTTCCATCCAGCCGGGTCCTTTCCGGGCCGTGCTGAAGTACCTGTACACAGGGGAGCTGGATGAGAACGAGCGGGACCTCATGCACATTGCTCACATCGCTGAGCTGCTGGAGGTCTTCGACCTCCGCATGATGGTGGCCAACATCCTCAACAACGAGGCGTTCATGAACCAGGAGATCACCAAAGCCTTCCATGTCCGGAGGACCAACCGGGTGAAGGAATGCCTGGCCAAGGGGACTTTCTCGG ATGTCACCTTCGTGCTGGATGACGGTGCTATCAGTGCCCACAAGCCCCTGCTCATCTCCAGCTGCGACTGGATGGCCGCGATGTTCGGCGGCCCCTTCGTGGAGAGCTCCACCAACGAG GTGGCACTTCCTTACACCAGCAAGAGCTGCATGCGGGCGGTGCTGGAGTACCTCTACACGGGGCAGTTCAGCTCCAGCCCCGACCTTGACGATATGAAGCTCATCATCCTCGCCAACCGCCTCTGCCTGCCGCACCTGGTGGCTCTCACCG AGCAGTACACCGTCACCGGTCTGATGGAGGCGGCGCAGATGATGGTGGACATCGACGGGGACGTGCTCGTGTTCCTGGAGCTGGCTCAG TTCCACTGCGCCTACCAGCTTGCCGACTGGTGCCTCCATCACATCTGCACCAACTACAACAACGTCTGCCGCAAGTTCCCCCGGGATATGAAGGCCATGTCAGGAG AGAACCAGGAGTACTTCGAGAAGCACCGCTGGCCGCCGGTGTGGTACCTGAAGGAGGAGGATCACTACCAGCGGGCGAAGAAGGAGCGGGAGAAGGAAGACTACCTCCACCTCAAACGGCAGCCCAAGAGGCGATGGCTCTTCTGGAAtgcctccacctccccttcctcctctccttcatcgtcggcagccacagcctcctcttcctcctcctcctcctcctcctcctcagctgtgGTTTGA